In one window of Synechococcus sp. M16CYN DNA:
- the uvrA gene encoding excinuclease ABC subunit UvrA has protein sequence MVRAVTKSVNGSSPVNLSGGTLEDVIRVRGARQHNLKNIDLTIPRNKLVVFTGVSGSGKSSLAFDTIFAEGQRRYVESLSAYARQFLGQVDKPDVDAIEGLSPAISIDQKSTSHNPRSTVGTVTEIQDYLRLLFGRAGEPHCPQCGRSIRPQSIDEMVDQILLLPEGTRYQLLAPVVRGKKGTHTKLISGLTAEGFVRVRVDGEVRDLADNIELDKNQIHNIEVVVDRLVAREGIQERLTDSLRTALKRGDGLALVEVVPRKDEELPHGVEREHLYSENFACAVHGSVIEELSPRLFSFNSPYGACEDCHGIGHLRKFTCDRVVPDPSQPVYSAVAPWAEKDNSYYFSLLYSVGEAFGFEIKTPWKDLTDDQRDVLLHGSRDPILIQADNRYDKGKTGYTRPFEGILPILERQLRGASGEAIRQKLEKFLEFVPCSSCAGQRLRPEALAVKVGPFRIPELTSISVGQTLERIERLMGVGAYKGSEPLLTDRQMKIGDLVLREIRFRLRFLLDVGLDYLSLDRPAMTLSGGEAQRIRLATQIGAGLSGVLYVLDEPSIGLHQRDNDRLLNTLKRLRDLGNTLVVVEHDEDTIRAADHVVDIGPGAGVHGGQIVAEGSFENLLSSKDSITGAYLSGRRSIPTPVERREEGSRRLQLIDCTRNNLKNVSVDFPLGRLVSVTGVSGSGKSTLVNELLHSALENGLGLKVPFPHGLGELRGIKSIDKVIVVDQSPIGRTPRSNPATYTGAFDPIRHAFAATVEAKARGYQVGQFSFNVRGGRCESCRGQGVNMIEMNFLPNVYVQCDVCKGARFNRETLQAKYKGHTIADVLQMTVEQAAEVFSAIPQAADRLHTLVDVGLGYVKLGQPAPTLSGGEAQRVKLAAELSRRATGKTLYLIDEPTTGLSFYDVHKLMDVMQRLVDKGNSIICIEHNLDVIRCSDWVIDLGPEGGDRGGEVLVTGTPEQVSQHSSSHTGRYLTRVLERHPPGISAEIAA, from the coding sequence ATGGTGCGAGCTGTTACCAAGAGTGTCAACGGGTCGAGTCCGGTGAACCTGTCCGGCGGGACTCTGGAGGATGTGATCCGGGTGCGTGGTGCACGCCAGCACAACCTCAAGAACATTGACCTTACTATTCCGCGAAATAAGTTAGTGGTCTTCACAGGTGTGAGTGGCAGCGGCAAAAGCTCACTAGCCTTCGATACCATTTTTGCTGAGGGTCAGCGTCGTTATGTTGAAAGCCTTTCGGCTTATGCGCGGCAGTTTCTTGGTCAGGTGGATAAGCCAGATGTTGATGCCATTGAAGGCCTTTCCCCAGCGATTTCAATCGATCAGAAATCAACCAGCCACAATCCAAGATCTACGGTAGGCACTGTCACGGAGATTCAGGACTATCTCCGTCTTTTGTTTGGTCGTGCAGGTGAACCCCACTGTCCGCAGTGCGGTCGCTCTATTCGGCCCCAAAGCATCGACGAGATGGTCGATCAGATTCTCTTGCTGCCGGAAGGGACGCGCTACCAGCTTTTAGCCCCTGTGGTTCGCGGCAAAAAGGGTACTCACACCAAATTGATCAGCGGGCTTACTGCCGAAGGATTTGTTCGCGTTCGCGTTGATGGTGAGGTGCGAGATCTTGCCGATAACATTGAGTTGGATAAGAACCAGATCCATAACATCGAAGTGGTGGTGGACCGTTTAGTAGCACGTGAGGGAATTCAGGAACGTCTCACCGATTCCCTACGCACTGCGCTAAAGCGAGGGGATGGTTTAGCCTTAGTGGAGGTGGTCCCTAGAAAGGATGAAGAGCTTCCGCATGGTGTAGAGCGCGAGCACCTGTACTCCGAGAATTTTGCGTGTGCCGTTCACGGGTCCGTCATTGAAGAGCTTTCTCCGCGTTTGTTCTCATTCAACAGCCCCTATGGCGCTTGTGAGGACTGCCACGGCATAGGCCACCTTCGCAAATTTACTTGTGATCGTGTCGTTCCAGATCCAAGCCAGCCAGTTTATTCTGCAGTTGCTCCTTGGGCTGAAAAGGACAACAGCTACTATTTCTCACTCCTCTATTCCGTCGGCGAAGCCTTCGGCTTTGAAATCAAAACACCTTGGAAAGACCTGACCGACGACCAGAGGGATGTGCTGCTTCATGGCAGCCGTGACCCAATATTGATTCAAGCTGATAATCGCTATGACAAAGGAAAGACCGGATACACCCGTCCCTTCGAGGGAATCTTGCCGATTCTTGAACGTCAACTCCGCGGCGCTAGCGGTGAGGCGATACGACAGAAGTTAGAAAAATTTTTAGAGTTTGTACCTTGCTCTAGCTGCGCCGGTCAGCGTTTGCGTCCTGAAGCCCTTGCAGTAAAAGTCGGTCCGTTTCGGATTCCAGAACTCACCTCTATCAGCGTTGGTCAGACGTTGGAACGAATCGAGAGGCTAATGGGGGTTGGCGCCTATAAGGGTTCAGAACCTTTGCTAACAGATCGCCAGATGAAGATCGGTGATCTAGTACTCCGAGAAATTAGATTCCGGTTACGCTTCCTTCTGGATGTTGGTCTTGATTACCTGAGCCTTGATCGACCCGCGATGACGCTTTCCGGTGGTGAAGCACAGCGGATCCGTTTAGCTACCCAAATTGGTGCAGGTTTGAGTGGCGTGCTATACGTCCTCGACGAGCCAAGTATCGGTCTCCATCAGCGCGATAATGACCGTTTGTTGAACACCCTTAAGCGTTTAAGAGACCTGGGGAACACTTTGGTTGTTGTAGAGCACGATGAGGACACTATTCGTGCCGCAGATCACGTAGTTGACATCGGTCCTGGCGCTGGGGTTCATGGTGGGCAAATTGTTGCGGAGGGATCTTTTGAGAATTTGCTCAGCAGCAAAGACTCTATAACAGGGGCCTATCTCAGTGGTCGTCGTTCAATTCCCACACCAGTCGAACGTCGAGAAGAGGGATCTCGACGATTGCAGTTGATTGATTGCACACGTAACAATCTCAAGAACGTCAGCGTTGACTTTCCGTTGGGTCGTCTTGTATCTGTAACCGGCGTAAGCGGTAGCGGCAAAAGCACACTAGTGAATGAGTTGCTTCACTCGGCTCTTGAAAATGGTCTTGGTTTGAAAGTACCTTTCCCCCATGGCTTAGGCGAATTGCGCGGGATCAAATCTATCGATAAAGTGATCGTGGTTGATCAGAGTCCAATCGGTAGGACTCCACGATCCAACCCTGCTACTTACACTGGTGCGTTTGATCCCATTCGTCACGCGTTCGCCGCCACCGTTGAAGCAAAAGCCCGGGGCTATCAGGTCGGACAGTTTAGTTTCAATGTTAGGGGAGGTCGGTGCGAATCTTGTCGCGGTCAGGGCGTAAACATGATCGAGATGAATTTTCTGCCCAATGTTTACGTTCAGTGCGACGTTTGCAAGGGGGCGCGCTTCAATCGCGAAACTTTGCAGGCCAAGTATAAGGGCCACACCATAGCAGATGTGCTTCAGATGACCGTAGAGCAAGCCGCCGAAGTGTTTTCAGCGATTCCCCAGGCCGCTGATCGATTGCACACGTTGGTGGATGTTGGCCTTGGTTATGTGAAGCTTGGCCAACCAGCACCTACGCTCTCTGGAGGTGAGGCTCAGCGAGTCAAGTTGGCAGCGGAACTCTCCCGTCGTGCCACAGGGAAGACACTTTATTTGATTGACGAGCCAACTACGGGCCTC
- a CDS encoding AarF/UbiB family protein — translation MAEELGDFIEAAGLLEYDPTAIKRIYAGHPQRLIRRLWQTLVPIGLLLLGVFFDWLLQRFKDQRQARKRAKECAELLVDLGPAFIKAGQALSTRPDIIPPLLLEELSQLQDQLPGFDSDLAMACIEEDLGGPIESFYKQLDRNPISAASLGQVHRGILKEGQKVAVKVQRPGLREQITLDLYIVRNIAAWLNKNVGLIRSDLVALIDELGRRVFEEMDYLNEAANAEKFARLHQKNNRIGVPKIYHKATSRRILTMEWIDGVKLTNLDAVREMGIDPDDIVEVGVNCSLQQLLEHGFFHADPHPGNLLAMADGRLCYLDFGMMSEVSRESRTGLIQAVVHLVNRNFERLSRDFVTLGFLAKDVNLEPIAPAFEKVFSQAIQAGVDRMDFKAVTDDMSGVMYKFPFRVPPYYALIIRSLVTLEGIALSVDPGFKILGAAYPYFARRLMEDPDPQLRQSLKEMLFDGEIFRWSRLENLVSSAANQSQLDLDTLLDQLLDFLFSQKAGLLRDQLVDATVDHLDALGWSTVQRLGRRLPRQLQPAFFISSHGSALNDPLIQLEPIRKLIAVLQSLPGFTPNLVMKRMSRVFNEPNTRRMSFQVAQGLAERGVVRLVRAAAGIAT, via the coding sequence ATGGCGGAGGAGCTCGGAGATTTTATCGAAGCGGCGGGTTTGCTCGAATACGACCCTACCGCCATCAAGCGCATCTATGCAGGCCATCCTCAACGCCTAATCCGACGTCTATGGCAGACGCTAGTTCCAATTGGCCTATTGCTTTTAGGAGTCTTCTTCGACTGGCTCTTACAACGTTTTAAAGATCAAAGACAGGCCAGAAAACGTGCCAAGGAATGTGCCGAATTGCTGGTAGATCTAGGCCCTGCTTTCATAAAAGCTGGGCAGGCCCTATCAACTCGACCTGATATTATTCCCCCTCTTCTGTTAGAGGAACTATCTCAACTCCAAGATCAACTGCCCGGCTTCGATAGCGATTTAGCGATGGCCTGCATCGAAGAAGACCTTGGAGGGCCAATTGAATCCTTTTATAAGCAACTAGATCGCAATCCGATTTCAGCAGCTTCGCTTGGTCAAGTACACCGGGGAATTCTTAAAGAGGGACAAAAGGTAGCAGTCAAGGTTCAACGTCCTGGATTACGTGAACAAATTACTCTTGACCTCTATATTGTACGTAACATTGCTGCTTGGCTCAATAAAAATGTAGGACTAATTCGTAGTGATCTCGTCGCACTAATTGATGAGCTAGGGCGACGTGTATTCGAAGAAATGGATTATCTGAATGAAGCAGCTAATGCTGAAAAATTCGCACGATTACATCAAAAAAATAATCGAATAGGAGTACCTAAAATTTATCACAAAGCCACAAGTCGTCGTATTTTGACGATGGAGTGGATTGATGGCGTAAAACTAACAAATCTTGACGCGGTCCGTGAAATGGGAATTGATCCTGATGATATAGTTGAAGTGGGAGTTAATTGTAGTCTCCAGCAATTACTAGAGCATGGCTTTTTTCATGCAGATCCACACCCGGGAAATCTTCTTGCTATGGCGGATGGGAGACTCTGCTATCTTGACTTCGGGATGATGAGTGAAGTTAGCAGAGAGTCCCGTACAGGTCTAATTCAAGCAGTTGTTCATTTGGTCAATCGCAACTTTGAAAGGCTTTCCAGGGATTTTGTTACTCTTGGCTTCCTGGCAAAAGATGTCAATCTCGAGCCAATAGCTCCTGCTTTTGAGAAGGTTTTTAGTCAGGCTATTCAAGCCGGAGTTGATCGGATGGACTTCAAAGCAGTCACCGACGACATGTCTGGTGTGATGTACAAATTTCCATTTCGAGTACCCCCCTATTACGCCCTAATTATTCGCTCTCTCGTAACTCTCGAGGGCATTGCACTAAGCGTAGATCCTGGGTTCAAAATTCTCGGGGCTGCGTACCCGTATTTCGCGCGACGTCTTATGGAAGATCCTGATCCACAACTGCGCCAGAGTCTTAAAGAAATGCTTTTCGATGGAGAAATATTCCGTTGGAGTCGATTGGAAAACCTTGTATCTAGTGCGGCTAATCAGTCTCAACTCGACCTCGACACGTTGCTAGATCAATTGCTTGATTTTCTATTTTCTCAGAAGGCTGGATTACTGCGTGATCAATTGGTAGATGCAACAGTTGATCATCTCGATGCTCTGGGCTGGTCAACGGTGCAAAGACTGGGACGACGCCTACCTAGACAACTTCAACCTGCATTTTTTATATCGAGTCATGGTAGTGCATTAAATGATCCATTGATACAACTAGAGCCAATTCGTAAACTCATAGCTGTGTTGCAATCCCTGCCGGGCTTTACTCCAAACCTTGTTATGAAACGGATGTCTCGAGTGTTTAACGAACCAAATACAAGGAGGATGAGTTTTCAAGTTGCCCAAGGTCTGGCCGAACGCGGAGTCGTTCGGCTGGTTCGCGCCGCAGCTGGAATAGCAACCTAA
- a CDS encoding alpha/beta hydrolase: MLAWSTGISLTLMNAIIPGLAATDVALVSGGFRRSIPVKEIKHFAKTGEAAGLLGSILMFSKQDSKEVAKLLNRRLNVPLILTSRLINTQIGEAIVRRVARVIYPLYTPKADIVIPAIRAGIINGLQSDEGLTAVSFLTAYPNQVMAINISALFAMIETMESVAGLVRSFADSPLDGLKNKNR; encoded by the coding sequence ATGCTTGCATGGTCAACTGGAATAAGCCTCACCTTGATGAACGCCATTATTCCCGGCCTGGCAGCTACAGATGTAGCGCTCGTAAGCGGAGGATTCCGTCGCTCAATTCCTGTGAAGGAGATCAAGCACTTCGCTAAAACAGGTGAGGCAGCTGGGCTATTGGGCAGTATCTTAATGTTCTCCAAGCAAGATTCAAAGGAAGTTGCTAAACTGCTTAACCGAAGATTAAACGTTCCGTTGATTCTAACGAGCCGTTTGATTAACACACAAATTGGCGAAGCAATTGTTCGTCGCGTAGCACGGGTCATCTATCCGCTCTATACACCAAAAGCAGACATAGTCATCCCAGCAATCCGTGCTGGCATTATCAATGGCCTTCAAAGCGACGAAGGACTTACGGCTGTCAGCTTCCTGACAGCCTATCCCAACCAAGTGATGGCAATCAATATATCTGCGCTATTTGCTATGATCGAAACAATGGAATCCGTGGCCGGCCTAGTAAGATCCTTTGCAGATTCTCCGCTTGATGGGTTGAAGAACAAGAACCGTTAG
- the thrC gene encoding threonine synthase, with translation MHNWPGLIEAYRGWLPVSAKTPVITLHEGATPLIPVPSIAERIGKGVRVFVKYDGLNPTGSFKDRGMTMAISKAKEAGCEAVICASTGNTSAAAAAYARRGGMRSFVLIPDGYVAQGKLAQALIYGAEVLAIRGNFDRALDIVREAAEKYPVTLVNSTNPYRLQGQKTAAFEIVDALGYAPDWLCIPMGNAGNITAYWMGFQEYQQGVHNHKLPRMMGFQASGSAPLVYDTTVDNPNTIATAIRIGNPVNRAKAIDARNASNGAFFEVTDAEIITAYQFLSCKEGIFCEPASAASVAGLFKRKDEVPAGATVVCVLTGNGLKDPDCAINNNDAAFHTNLDPDLDTVANTMGF, from the coding sequence ATGCATAACTGGCCTGGTCTAATTGAAGCCTACAGAGGTTGGCTACCGGTCAGTGCAAAGACACCCGTCATCACTCTTCATGAAGGAGCGACACCTTTAATACCAGTTCCCTCAATCGCCGAGCGAATTGGGAAAGGCGTGCGCGTGTTTGTGAAATATGACGGTCTCAACCCCACTGGATCGTTCAAAGATCGAGGCATGACAATGGCTATTAGCAAAGCTAAGGAGGCTGGCTGTGAGGCTGTGATCTGCGCTAGTACAGGTAACACTAGCGCTGCCGCCGCTGCCTATGCCCGCCGCGGTGGGATGAGGTCTTTTGTCCTAATCCCTGATGGCTATGTTGCCCAAGGAAAGCTGGCCCAAGCCTTGATTTACGGAGCCGAAGTTCTCGCCATTCGCGGCAATTTCGATCGTGCACTCGACATTGTTCGCGAAGCGGCTGAAAAGTACCCGGTGACCTTGGTGAACTCCACTAATCCCTATCGGCTTCAAGGTCAAAAAACAGCTGCTTTTGAAATTGTGGATGCCCTTGGCTATGCTCCTGACTGGCTGTGTATTCCCATGGGCAACGCGGGAAACATTACTGCTTACTGGATGGGTTTCCAGGAATATCAACAGGGTGTTCACAATCACAAATTACCGCGAATGATGGGCTTTCAGGCCAGTGGATCAGCGCCGTTGGTTTACGACACTACCGTGGATAACCCCAATACAATCGCCACAGCAATTCGTATTGGTAATCCAGTAAATCGTGCCAAAGCTATAGACGCCCGCAACGCTAGCAACGGTGCTTTCTTCGAGGTTACTGATGCCGAGATCATCACCGCTTACCAATTTCTAAGTTGTAAAGAAGGAATCTTCTGCGAACCCGCGAGCGCGGCATCAGTAGCAGGTCTATTTAAACGAAAAGACGAAGTGCCTGCCGGCGCAACTGTGGTGTGCGTTCTCACGGGAAACGGACTAAAAGACCCTGATTGTGCCATTAATAACAACGACGCAGCTTTCCATACAAATCTCGATCCAGACCTGGACACCGTCGCAAACACGATGGGGTTTTAG
- the dnaN gene encoding DNA polymerase III subunit beta gives MKVVCSQSELNTALQLVSRAVATRPIHPVLANVLLTADAGSNRLSLTGFDLSLGIQTSLAASVQISGAVTLPARLLGEIVSRLSNASPITLAAEASGEQVQLTSLGGNYQMRGLPADDYPELPMVESGMTLKLHPSGLVQALKGTLFASSADEAKQLLTGVHLRFNARALEAAATDGHRLAVLQVEDALQDEAATNDETSEDFAVTLPARSLREVERLMAGWRSDDPVSLFYDRGQVVFLAANQMVTSRTLEGTYPDYDQLIPSQFNRTLVLDRRALVAALERVAVLADQHNNVVKFSSQPEDGVVQISADAQDVGSGSESLPASLAGDAIQIAFNVRYLLDGLKAMGPNRVVLHCNAPTTPAVFKPEESEKAFTYLVMPIQIRS, from the coding sequence ATGAAAGTGGTCTGTTCCCAGTCGGAACTGAATACGGCGCTTCAGTTGGTCAGTCGAGCTGTGGCGACGCGACCAATCCACCCAGTGCTCGCGAATGTGTTGTTAACCGCTGATGCAGGAAGCAACCGCCTGAGTCTCACAGGATTTGATCTTAGCCTGGGCATCCAAACGTCCCTCGCCGCTAGTGTTCAAATCAGCGGAGCTGTTACCCTACCTGCCCGTCTCTTAGGTGAGATTGTTTCTCGCCTCTCCAACGCCTCTCCAATCACGCTCGCTGCGGAGGCATCAGGTGAACAAGTGCAGTTGACAAGTCTTGGTGGTAACTACCAGATGCGAGGGCTTCCTGCAGATGACTATCCCGAGTTGCCGATGGTGGAAAGTGGGATGACTTTGAAATTGCATCCTTCTGGCCTGGTTCAGGCTTTAAAGGGGACATTGTTCGCTAGCAGTGCTGATGAAGCCAAACAGCTGCTCACCGGTGTGCATCTGCGGTTTAATGCCAGGGCTTTGGAGGCGGCAGCCACAGATGGCCATCGTCTTGCGGTCCTTCAGGTGGAGGATGCTCTGCAAGATGAAGCCGCTACCAATGACGAAACCTCAGAAGACTTTGCAGTCACACTGCCGGCCCGATCACTTCGGGAAGTAGAGCGATTGATGGCAGGATGGCGCTCGGATGATCCGGTGAGCCTATTTTACGATCGGGGCCAAGTGGTGTTTCTGGCTGCAAACCAAATGGTGACGAGCCGCACGTTGGAAGGCACTTACCCCGACTATGACCAACTCATTCCAAGTCAATTCAACCGTACCCTGGTGCTAGACCGTCGCGCCCTGGTAGCGGCACTCGAGCGCGTCGCTGTGCTTGCCGATCAGCATAACAACGTTGTGAAGTTCAGTAGTCAGCCAGAAGATGGTGTAGTGCAGATAAGCGCTGATGCTCAAGATGTAGGGAGTGGTTCTGAGTCGCTGCCAGCAAGCTTGGCTGGAGACGCTATTCAGATTGCGTTCAACGTGCGCTACCTTTTAGATGGATTAAAGGCCATGGGACCGAATCGAGTTGTTTTGCATTGCAATGCGCCTACTACCCCCGCGGTTTTCAAACCGGAAGAGTCAGAAAAAGCGTTTACTTATTTAGTAATGCCAATTCAAATCCGTTCTTAA
- a CDS encoding RNA methyltransferase has protein sequence MVLPSQLLLSDLLGRTVRCELGLDHGPGLMAWMHPPVHRLLGWVSRPSVLHMSRDVWRLDQCRGITDQQVFVRGKPAVSDQNILDRLPTLIGGDLINRDGKRIGLLVDLAYESSTGTILHYLVSRSDPRLPGHSLWRLLPDRITEQHSGYVMIGSRTLDDLPLVRSSIRQSLLQRTQRWRDQLQEIGSRASDRLEGWMEESLWNESRSKQPFELNKLSKEASVEEIWDSDIWSESPSQRRS, from the coding sequence GTGGTTCTACCCAGTCAGCTTTTACTGAGCGATCTGCTGGGTCGCACTGTCCGTTGTGAGCTGGGTTTAGATCATGGTCCCGGGCTGATGGCATGGATGCATCCGCCAGTACATCGTTTACTCGGATGGGTAAGTCGACCTTCCGTTCTTCACATGTCTAGGGATGTTTGGCGATTAGACCAATGTCGTGGAATAACCGACCAGCAGGTTTTTGTTCGGGGTAAACCCGCTGTATCTGATCAGAATATATTGGATCGCTTACCTACACTGATAGGTGGAGATTTGATCAACCGAGATGGTAAGCGAATCGGCTTGCTGGTTGATCTGGCTTATGAATCATCCACAGGAACAATTCTTCACTACCTGGTCTCACGTAGTGATCCCCGCTTACCGGGGCATTCTCTTTGGCGGTTGCTGCCAGACCGGATCACAGAGCAACATTCTGGCTACGTGATGATTGGTTCAAGAACGCTAGACGACTTGCCACTGGTGCGCTCGAGTATACGCCAGAGCCTATTACAACGCACGCAGCGTTGGCGAGATCAGTTGCAGGAAATAGGCAGTCGTGCGAGTGATCGCTTAGAGGGTTGGATGGAAGAGTCTCTGTGGAATGAATCTCGATCAAAACAACCTTTTGAATTAAACAAGCTAAGCAAGGAAGCTTCTGTAGAGGAGATCTGGGATAGTGACATCTGGTCAGAATCGCCCTCTCAGCGCCGTAGCTAG